In Aedes albopictus strain Foshan chromosome 3, AalbF5, whole genome shotgun sequence, the genomic window GATCATTCTGTAATTTCGCTAGAGCGTTCGCTAGAGCGTTCGCTAGAGTGCTTCAGCATTAGCTGTGCAACGTCTAGCAGATATTTATGCCAGCCAAGGTGTggtaagataataataataataaatctgTTTGATAGCTGATAAATTTTTGTTGAGAGTTTATCTCCGTGAAAGAACTCTCTTTTTGAGCAAAGGTCCCTGGAGCAAGAGCTTGGTGGAGATTTCCATAGTTCTTGTTTCATTCTATTGGACGTATCATTCTGCCTTGTGTTGCCTAGAAGGGCATTGGGTTCGGTACTACGGTGGATATTTCCACAGTACTGAATTCCATCTAATAGGTTGGTCGGTCCGGGCTCTTTCCACTGCTCTCTCACTTCAacactcctcctggcctacctgagcgtttagatcccctatgatgatcttgacgtcgtggtttgggcagcggtcgtactcgcgttcgagctgcgcgtaaaatgcgtctttgtcatcatcagtgcttccggagtgagggctgtgcacgtttattatgctgatgttgaagaatcggcccttgatcctcaacctgcacattctttcgtcgatcggccaccaaccgatcacgcgcctctgcatgtcgcccatccaAGGGGCCAGACACGTACAATTCTTGGCTTAGTATATTATAGTATACTGAAATATATTAGTGCATCGCAGCAAACCCTGCGGCCGATTTTTTCGATAAACAATGTTTGTTGCCAGTATGATTACTTTGATGGTATTATATAATATACAATAATATATTAATATACCGCAAATATACTAATATACTTCTAATACACTCATTATGCTAATACGTGTCTGGCCCCTtgcgcccatcactataaaagctgttcccagctcacgtgtgttgccgcaactctggtagatggtatgattacctctaaacgttcgcaccatagatcctgtccaacacacctcctgcagcgctacgattccgaacccgcggtccttcagtatatcggcgagtatgcgggtgctcccgatgaagttgagagatctgcagttccacgtaccgagcttccaatcgcaagtcccttttcgtcgctgtggtcgtcgccattggtatcggttcgcattcttctctagttgattttccggtgctagtcttttttacagctggctcgcagggcctgacaccaacccactaacccagggagctgggcttaccttcccggaagctacgggttctgcattggcatttcctccaactacagtgctaaatagctaggctcgagcgccagtcttcgccgggggtggtgggggaatggatctacgattgctgaattgcgattatacctactggtataggttagaagcttcagttttagcctgcccggagttttggccatagtgcggtattcagcctgtaacgatctaaatcggcataaatttattttttattagtagattctaatgtaatatgatgcttaaagctgtgaaaaccatacattttgattaaaaactagaagaaaaaaaatattttccttaaaaaatcagctcccatatgtctattttggccagggtgtttCTAATTTGGCACTccaataagaaatacacgtgattggccaaaatagaaaccaaagttgagaatatggccaaaactgcggcaatgcttctattttggccagtgccacttttaatacaaaaatcaagtattagcttgatttctgcatttttttttataaagtataggcataaacctttcatttgacgcattggttgatGCTACCATGGGTACGAGACCAAGCAACAATCACAGTAGCCATGCCCGAGATGATGCAGATTCAAAGTGAAAAATTTTGACATTCAAGTTTTGCCTTCCGAATAAATAACACGTTTATTGTAACTCTTTCTTTTACTAAAGAATAATTGAAGAATGTAACATTAAGCGACGAGATTCAAGCCTGAAGATCCTCAAGAATGTCCCGGAAGAACGACCATCAAGCCGAATCCGAAACCGGAGCATGGGGAGGAGAATTTTCGATGCCGGAAATGATGCGTCAAGTGGCTCAGCAGAACAACCGTTTGCTGATGTTGTTGGAGCAAATCACCGGTAACCAGGAGGCGACAACCCAGCGAAGCGCTCCATAAGAGATTCTCGAATCCTTTGCCTCCAACATCAAGGAGTTCCACTTCGACCCGGAAAATGGACTAACGTTCGACCGCTGGTTTTCGAAGTAAGAGGATCTGTTCCGGCAAGATGGCAGAAATTTGGATGACGCTGCGAAGGTAAGGCTCCTGCTGCGCAGTCTCAGCGTCCCGGtgcacgaaaagttcctgaactacCTCCTGCCATCCCACCCACGTGATTTCACCTTCGACGACGTTGTGGCAAAGCTGAAGCAGATTTTCGGCCAACAGAAATCTCTGTTCAGCAAGCGCTACGACTGCCTTAAGCTCGAGAAGAGTGAAGCCGACGATTTCGTTTCGTATGCCGGAATCGTCAACCGGCAATGCGAGGATTTCGAACTGCAGAAGCTCACCGTCGACCAGTTCAAGAATCTGGTGTTCATCTGCGGTCTCAAATCGACGAAGGACGCCGACGTCAGGACTCGACTTCTGTCTAAGCTCGAGTCCGATCAAGCTGACACCATCAGTGCCAACGCCTGTCGAACCTCAAGCACGACACGGCGCTGGTGGAGAAGAAACCGACATCTTCAGCGGTGCAGGCAGTACGGCACTCAAGAAAGCAGCTGTCCTACCAGCAGAAGTCGTCAGCCGACGGTAAGACACCCCCATCCCCTTGCTGGCAGTGCGGTGCGATGCATTTCGTGAAGGACTGTCAGTTTTCCAAGCACACCTGCAACAACCGCTAGCGCACTGCAAACGTTCCTGTATGTATACCGATCCACCCCGTCAACGGTGTTGAACGGTAAATCTCCTGCCCAGATCATGCTTGGACGACCGACGAGGACAACTTTGGACCTGTTGCGACCATCACCGAAACCCGATTTTCAGTCACAACTGTCAGTCACAACAAAGTTTCTCGGCAGGTTCCAAAGTATTCGCCAAGGTCTAATCTTCAAACGAGAACTGGAAGTGGATGCCTGGAACCATTCTCGAAGCAATCGGGAGTGTGAGCTACAATGTCCTGCTGGATTGTCAAGTGGGCCGACGCAAGGTTCTGCTCTCACATGTCGACCAGCTCCGCTCGAGGATGGAAGAAGCCGTTCCAGTTGAATCAGCGCCGCTGTCCATCTTAATCGACGATTTTGGCCTTTCCGCAAACGAAGCTACACAGCCCCAGCGAAGCGAGTCGCCGGCCGTCGTATCAGATCAGCAGTCATTCCCTGAAGAAACTGTTGAGTCATCCGTGattgttcctggagaaactctgtcGATTGAAGAAGAAGAAACTCTATTACCGACGGAAAACAGTCTGCCCATCCAAACATCAACACCCGTGCAGCCAGTATCGCGACGTCCAGAGCGCTCAATCCGGCCGCCGAGGAGATTGGCTGATTTCCACTGCTATCAACTCAAAGGGGGAGATGCTACCATGGGTACGAGACCAAGCAACAATCGCAGTAGCCATGACCGAGATGATACAGATTCAAAGTGAAAAATTTTGACATTCTAGTTTTGCCTTCCGAATAAATAACACGTTTATTGTAACTCTTTCTTTTACTAAAGAATAATTGAAGAAGGTAACAGTTGattggggctgcaaaacggtgagtcgataaggagagcgtccaatatagctctggtcctcacaagttcctacctcatgcttccacgggtcaagcgctGACaacgaccgccagctaagagttgtgtgcttagctggtagtgcagcctgggcactgttgtccttctgacttcagctagattgaggaggtacgatccgagtgtctgttcaccaaggaggtgcggctcaaacagcgtctgttctggcatccagcggctgagtaagaaacgctgcaccacgcccagctagatccaaggtggtagccacatcagcgtggtcgtcccagtgttggttgggacgttaaacagaactggcacgatggccctccggcgaggcaggagtgttggcgtaggcccaataagccacccgtaaaaatccccattgcgaataacataggagaaaatacgactcgatacaatcggcaaagacccacgcgacgaaataaggactacgattggaaacttggaacatggaattgcaagtcactaggtttcgcaggatgtgacaggataatctacgacgaactacatccccgcaacttcgacatcgtggcgttgcaggaactttgttggactggacagaaagtgtggaaaagcgggcatcgagcggctaccttctaccaaagctgtggcaccaccaatgaactgggaacaggatttatagtgttgggcaagatgcgacaacgtgtgatcgggtggcagcagccgatcaacgcaaggatgtgcatgttgagagttaagggccgtttcttcaactacagcatcgtcaacgtccactgcccacacgaagggagccCGATGataagaaagaagcgttctacgcgcagttagagcaaacatacgatggttgctcgccgcgtgacgtgaaaatcgttgtcggcggcatgaatgcgcaggtaggaagggaggaaatgtacagaccggtaatcgggcgaaacagcctgcacgccgtatcgaatgataacggccagcgatgcgtaaactttgcagccttccgtggtatggtagtccaaagcaccttcttgccccgcaaagatatccacaaagccacctggagatcacccgaccatcaaacagaaaaccaaatcgaccacgttctaatcgaccatcgagcaacttcgtaacgtagaagtggctcaagactacgcgcagcagttagcagtggccttaccaacggaagagcagcttggcgcagctacacttgaagatggctggagggacatctgatccgccataggtagtacctcggatacagcactaggcttcgcgcctccgaatcacagaaacgactggtacggcgGCAAATGTGaatagttgaaaaacgagaagattgcagcatgggcgagaatgctgcaacaccgtacgagagcgaataaggcacgtcacagacaggcgcggaacaggcagaactcagtcttccggatgaagaagcgccagcaggaagaacgagatcgcgaagcggtggaagaactgtaccgcgccaaggacacacgaaagttctaagagaagctgaaccgctcgcgcagaggctttgtgccacaagccgacatgtgccgagataatcacgggaatattctcacgagcgagcgtgaggtggtcgacaggtggcggcagcattacgatgagcacctcaatggcgacgttgcaagtaccgaaagtagcgtggtaacagatctaggagtatgtccacaggacgaaagacttccagcttctgacctccaagagactgaggaggttggccggttgaaaaacaacaaaaccgctggagcagatcaactactaagcgagcttttaaaatacggtggagaagcactggtgagagcactacactgggtcattaccaagatttgggaggaggaagtattgccggaggagtggatggaaggtatcgtgtgtctcatctacaaaaagggcgacaagttggattgcggaaactaccactactgagcgctacctacaagatactctctcaaattttatgccgccgtctattaccgattgcaagagagttcgtggggcaatattaggctggatttatgggtgaacgcgctacaacggaccagatgttcgccagccgcgaatacaacgtgcccacacatcacttgttcatcgatttcaaatcagcgtatgatacaatcgatcatagctgttctcgattatgcacgaatacggattcccggataaactgatacgattgatcaaggcgacgatgaatcgagtgatgtgcgtagttcgagtatcagtatCGAGTATcagagttccttcgaatctcccagagggttacggcaaggtgatgttctttcgtgcttactgttcaacattgcgttagaaggagtaataaggagagcggggataaacacgagtgggacgattttcacgaagtccgttcagctgcttggtttcgcttatgatattgatattatagctcgtaaatttgagacgatggcggaaacgtacatccggggaggaatcaccgcgcccgctaccccgaatttatattgacggtgatgaaatcgaggcggttgaaaaattcgtgtacttgggctcactggtgaccgccgacaacgtcactagcagagaaattcagaggtgcattgtggcaggaaatcgtgcttactttggacttcgcagaactctactatcgaataaagttcgccgtcgtaacacgaagttgactatctacaaaacgctgattagaccggtcgtcctctatgggcacgaaacatggaccctacgtgcagaggaccaacgcgcccttggagttttcgaatggaaggtgttgcgtaccatctacggcgaagtgcagatggaagacgggacttggagaaggcgaatgaaccacgagctgcatcagctgctgagagaaccaaccatcgtccataccgcgaaaatcgggaggctacggtgggcgggtcacgtcatcaggatgtcggatagcaacctgactaaaatggttcttgagagtcatccgaccggtacaagacgacgtggagcgcagcgagctaggtgggtcgaccaagtggaggacgatctgcggaccctacgcagagtgcggaactggagacaaacaaccatggaccgagtggaatggagacggctactaacTATTAAGTCTATGCGGCTCGGTTAGGTGGTCCCGATCGTATGTGACAATCAGTCGGCAAATGCGGCAATCAAGGTTTCAATCCGAGGACGAAGCACATTGATATTCGTTATCATTTTGTACGGGAGACGCTGAATCGAGAAAATGTAACTTTGGACTACGTTTCAACGAAGCAGCAACGGGCAGACGGATTCACGAAGCCTCTAGCAAAGCAAgttggggtggaagctcaggttaaatattatctcctgggcgcccattaaaaacaccacccccggcgaagatttGCGCTCGAGCCTagttatttagcactgtagttggaggaaatgccaatgcagaacccgtagcttccgggaaggtaagcccagctccctgggttagtgggttggtgtcaggccctgcgagccagccgtaaaaaagactagcaccggaaaatcaacaagagaagaatgcgaaccgataccaatggcgacgaccacagcgacgaaaagggacttgcgattggaagctcggtacgtggaactgcagatctctcaacttcatcgggagcacccgcatactcgccgatatactgaaggaccgcgggttcggaatcgtagcgctgcaggaggtgtgttggacaggatctatggtgcgaacgtttagaggtaatcataccatctaccagagttgcggcaacacacgtgagctaggaacagcttttatagtgatgggcgacatgcagaggcgcgtgatcggttggtggccgatcgacgaaagaatgtgcaggttgaggatcaagggccgattcttcaacatcagcataataaacgtgcacagccctcactccggaagcactgatgatgacaaagacgcattttacgcgcagctcgaacgcgagtacgacagctgcccaaaccacgacgtcaagatcatcataggggatctaaacgctcaggaaggccaggaggaggaattcagaccgacaattggaaagttcagcgcccaccagctgacgaacgaaaatggcctacgcctcatcgatttcgctgcctccaagaacatggccattcgtagcaccttcttccagcacagcctcccgtatcgttacacctggagatcaccacaacaaacggaatcgcaaatcgaccacgttctgattgatggacggcacttctccgacattatcgacgtcaggacctatcgtggcgctaatatcgactctgatcactacctggtgatggttaaactgcgcccaaaactctccgttattaacaatgtacagtaccggcggccgccccggtacgatctagagcgactgaagcaaccggatgtcgccaccgaatacgcgcagaatctcgaggcagcgttgccggacgagggtgtgctcgatgtggcccctctagaggactgctggagtacagtcaaagcagccatcaacaacgcagccgagagcactatcgggtatgtagaacggagtcgacgaaacgattggttcgacgaggagtgcagagcggttccggaggagaaggatgcagcgcgggcggtaatgctgcagcatggaacccgacagaatgtggagcgatacagacagaagcggaagcagcagacccgtctcttccgggagaaaaagcgctgcctggaagaagcggagtgcgaggaaatggaactgctgtgccgttcacaggaaacacggaagttctatcagaagctcaacgcatcccgcaaaggctacgtgccgcaagccgaaatctgcagggataaggatgggagcctcctgacggacaaacgtgaggtgatcgaaaggtggaagcagcactttgatgagcacctgaatggcgaagagaatgtaggcacggaggaccaaggcagcggaggaaatgactatgttggtgcagcagaggacgggaacgaaccaactcccacgctgaggcaagttaaggatgccatccaccagctcaaaaacaacaaagcggctggtaaggacggtatcgcagcagaactcatcaagatgggcccggaaaagttggccacctgtctgcaccagttagtagtcaagatttgggaaaccgaacagctaccggaggagtggaaggaagggataatctgtcccatccacaagaaaggcgacaagttaatgtgtgagaactttcgagcgatcaccattttaaacgccgcctacaaagtgctatcccagatcatcttccgtcgtctctcacctaaagtaaatgagttcgtgggaagttaccaagccggtttcatcgacggccggtcgacaacggaccagatcttcaccgtacggcaaatcctccagaaatgccgtgaataccaggtcccaacgcatcacctgttcatcgacttcaaagcggcatacgaccgtatcgaccgcacagagctatggaaaattatggacgagaacagctttcccgggaagctgactagactgataagagcaacgatggacggtgtgcagaacagcgtaaggatttcgggtgagctatccagttcatttgaatctcgacggggactacgacaaggtgatgtacTTTCCtccctactattcaacatcgccctggaaggtgttatgcgacgagccgggctcaacagccggggtacgatcttcacaaaatccagccaatttgtctgttttgcggatgacatggatattattgctagaacatttggaacgatggcagaacagtacacccgcctgaaacgtgaagcagcaaaggtcggactggtggtgaatgcggctaagacaaagtacatgctggtaggtgggactgagcgagacaggacaggccttggcagcaatgttacgatagacggtgatactttcgaggtggtagaagaattcgtctacctcggttccttgctaacggctgacaataacgtgagccgtgaaatacgaaggcgcatcatcagtggaagtcgtgcctactatgggctccagaagaaactgcggtcaaaaaagattcacccccgcaccaaatgtaccatgtacaagacgttaataagaccggtggttctctacggacacgagacatggacgatgctcgaggaggaccagcaagcactcggagttttcgagcgacgggtgctaaggacgatcttcggcggcgtgcaggagaacggtgtgtggcggagaaggatgaaccacgagctcgctgcactttacggcgaacccagcatccagaaagtggccaaagccggaaggatacgatgggcagggcatgttgcaagaatgccggacaacaaccctgcaaagttggtgtttgctaaccatccggttggtacaagaaggcgtggagcgcagagagcacgatgggcggaccaggtggagcgtgatctggcgagtgttgggcgtgaccgacgttggagagctgcagctgcaaatcgagtattatggcggcaaattgttgattcagtattatcatgaatttgatgtttacttaataaatgaatgaacaaagcaagttcatgaaaatttcaagaaaatgctTGGCATCGTAGGTTAAGAGGGAGTATTTAGATTGGAGTTTATTGTTTTAACCTACGACTGTCTATTATAGTGACACTTACCCAAGAAACGATTGTTTAGTAGACCAAACAGTTGAATAAaactttttatttgttttttagaCTACAGCCGTGTTTTATTAACTCTCTCAAGTAAAACGCTTTGACGAATTCATTATGAACCAACCTAAATAAATATTAAATATGAAGTTGAAAGTACATCTCCACATGGGATAAAGCCCGCAGTAAACGTGCAGCTTTTCAAATCGAAAGCTCGCTCTTCGCCCTTGCTCTTCGTCGCCTTGACTGTGAGAGAGAACGAGTAAAAATTTCGCCTGCTCTTTCTCACGGCTTTTCCACGCTGTCCGAAACGAACCGAAGCACGTGGCGCGCACCGGTCGTTGAGGTGAGCCGAGCGGAAACCACCAGCCGTCCTCTCTGTTTACAAGCAATAACCGGAGCCGAGTCCATATTCGGGGAAAACATAAACAAAACGCGCACTTCGTGAAATCGAGAGAGCTTTGCCTCTCTTGCGCGTGTTGCTGCTCTGCAGCCGGCTTGTCGATCCACCCACCACCCACCCACCGACCGAACACTCGCGTTCGCTTTTAGCACAGCGCATCAGTGCCATGGTGGGTGGGTGGATTTTTGATGGAAAATGATCAGCTGCTTGCTTTCCTTCGCTCATCGACTCGTACTCGCGAGTCGCGACGACGAGAGTGGCTTGCTTTGGTACGGTCGAAGCTTGTGGATTGAATCCATTTCGAATTCAGTTTCAGTT contains:
- the LOC134290899 gene encoding uncharacterized protein LOC134290899; this translates as MSRKNDHQAESETGAWGGEFSMPEMMRQVAQQNNRLLMLLEQITEDLFRQDGRNLDDAAKVRLLLRSLSVPVHEKFLNYLLPSHPRDFTFDDVVAKLKQIFGQQKSLFSKRYDCLKLEKSEADDFVSYAGIVNRQCEDFELQKLTVDQFKNLVFICGLKSTKDADCQRLSNLKHDTALVEKKPTSSAVQAVRHSRKQLSYQQKSSADGKTPPSPCWQCGAMHFVKDCQFSKHTCNNR